Within the Streptomyces vilmorinianum genome, the region CGAGCTCATGTTGAAGTCCGGCACCCGCAGCGCCGGCATCGCGGCCCTGGTGAACCAGTCGCTCCACTCGCGCGGCAGCGTCTTCTCGGTCCGCCCCGCCTCCGAGGCCCGCGACAGCAGGTCCACCGGCGACTCGTTGAACCGGAAGTTGTTCACCTCGCCGACCACCTCGCCGTTCTCGACGAGGTAGACACCGTCGCGGGTCAACCCGGTCAGCAGCAGCGTCGCCGGGTCCACCTCGCGGATGTACCAGAGGCAGGTCAGCAGCAGGCCGCGCTCCGTGGAGGCCACCATCTCCTCCAGCGACCGCTCGCCGCCGCCGTCCAGGACCAGGTTCCCGGCCCCCGGCGCCACGGGCAGGCGAGTGAGCGCCGCGGTGTGCCGGGTGGTGACCAGGTGCTCCAGCTTCCCCTCCCGTACCCAGTCCGTCGGCGCCAGCGGCAGGCCGTTGTCGAAGACGGAGGAGTCGTCGCCCGAGGAGTGCGCGATCACGAACGGCGCGGACTCCAGGCCCGGCTCGTTCGGGTCGCTGCGCAGGGTCAGCGGCAGCGGGGAGAGCGTCTCGCCGAGGCGGGTCCCGCCGCCGGGCTTGGAGAAGACCGTGCGGCCCTCCACCGCGTCCCGGGCCGCCGAGGACCACAGCTGGTAGATCAGCAGGTCGGCCACCGCGGTCGGCGGCAGCAGCGTCTCGTACCGCCCGGCGGGCAGCTCGATCCTGCGCTCCGCCCAGCCCAGCCGCCGCGCCAGATCGGCGTCGAGCGCGCCCGGGTCGACGTCCTTGAAGTCCCGCGTGGAGCGCCCGGCCCACGCGGACCGGGAGCGGTCGGGGGACTTGGCGTTGAGCTCCAGCGTGCCGTTGGGCTGGTCGTGACGCAGCCGCAGCCCCGTCGACGTACCGAGGTAGGTGGAGGTCAGCTCGTGGTTGGCGAAGCCGTACAGCTCGCGGCCTCCGGCGCGGGCGCGGGCGAAGGCCTCGCCGAGCGCGGGCGCGAAGTCCGCGAAGACGGCGGACGTGGTCTCGGCCGGCGCGTCGGTGAAGTCGGGGGAGGCGTCCACGCCCTCGACCAGCGGCTGGGCGTCCTCGGCGGGCCCCGCGGCCCGTGCGGCGGCCTCCGCGGCCCGCACCAGCGGCTCCAGGTCGTCGACGGTCACCGCGGAGCGCGAGACGACACCGGACGCGGTGCCCTGGCCGCCGTCCACCGTCGCGATGACGGTGAGGGTCCGGCCGCGGGTGACGCCGTTGGTGGTCAGCGCGTTCCCGGCCCAGCGCAGATTGGCGGAGGACTCCTCGTCGGCGATGACGACACACCCGTCCGCCCGGGACAGCTCAAGCGCCCGCTCGACGATCTCGTACGGCTTGCTGACGGGGCTCATCGACCGGCCTCCTGCGTCGTGTTGAGGATGTTGACGCCCCGGAAGAGGGCGGAGGGGCAGCCGTGGGAGACCGCCGCGACCTGGCCCGGCTGGGCCTTGCCGCAGTTGAACGCGCCGCCCAGGACGTACGTCTGCGGCCCGCCGACCTTCTCCATCGAGCCCCAGAAGTCGGTCGTCGTCGCCTGGTACGCGACGTCCCGCAGCTGCCCGGCCAGCTTGCCGTTCTCGATGCGGAAGAAGCGCTGCCCGGTGAACTGGAAGTTGTAGCGCTGCATGTCGATCGACCACGAGCGGTCGCCGACCACGTAGATACCGCGCTCCACGCCCCCGATCAGGTCCTCCGTGGAGAGCCCGCCCGGGTCGGGCTGGAGCGAGACGTTCGCCATCCGCTGCACCGGCACATGCGCAGGGGAGTCGGCGAAGGCGCAGCCGTTCGACCGGCCGAGCCCCGTGAGCTTCGCGATCCGCCGGTCCAGCTGGTAGCCGACGAGCGTGCCGTCCTTCACCAGGTCCCAGCTCTGCGCCTCGACGCCCTCGTCGTCGTACCCGATCGTCGCGAGGCCGTGCTCGGCGGTGCGGTCCCCGGTCACGTTCATGATCGAGGAGCCGTACGCCAGCTTCCCCAGCTGGTCGAACGTGGCGAACGACGTGCCCGCGTACGCCGCCTCGTAGCCGAGCGCCCGGTCCAGCT harbors:
- a CDS encoding metallopeptidase TldD-related protein is translated as MSPVSKPYEIVERALELSRADGCVVIADEESSANLRWAGNALTTNGVTRGRTLTVIATVDGGQGTASGVVSRSAVTVDDLEPLVRAAEAAARAAGPAEDAQPLVEGVDASPDFTDAPAETTSAVFADFAPALGEAFARARAGGRELYGFANHELTSTYLGTSTGLRLRHDQPNGTLELNAKSPDRSRSAWAGRSTRDFKDVDPGALDADLARRLGWAERRIELPAGRYETLLPPTAVADLLIYQLWSSAARDAVEGRTVFSKPGGGTRLGETLSPLPLTLRSDPNEPGLESAPFVIAHSSGDDSSVFDNGLPLAPTDWVREGKLEHLVTTRHTAALTRLPVAPGAGNLVLDGGGERSLEEMVASTERGLLLTCLWYIREVDPATLLLTGLTRDGVYLVENGEVVGEVNNFRFNESPVDLLSRASEAGRTEKTLPREWSDWFTRAAMPALRVPDFNMSSVSKGV